The proteins below come from a single Holdemania massiliensis genomic window:
- a CDS encoding alpha/beta hydrolase, whose protein sequence is MIRHGLFAPRRKKRVLIAIHGFGRRKQEDFHYLKEMCEADPGLEYRCFDLYDEDKNEKEWLVWVARANQEVTAYLEKGYEVTLLGFSMGGVIAAFLASFLAVDKLILVAPAFEYMSLETVSRLIPKYAAILKQSESQFKAYMEERLLEYEYFPQFFELVKKLKPAVRKVSCPTLILQGLQDEFVPLSSSQYAYHQIQSQRKQLVCFEACGHELLENESCRQDAYSLIRQFMDDRWGQAPSVSQGRS, encoded by the coding sequence TTGATCCGTCATGGCCTGTTTGCTCCGCGGCGCAAGAAGCGGGTTCTGATTGCCATTCATGGCTTTGGACGGCGCAAACAGGAAGATTTTCATTATCTGAAAGAGATGTGTGAGGCGGATCCGGGATTGGAATATCGCTGCTTTGATCTGTATGATGAAGATAAAAATGAAAAGGAATGGCTTGTCTGGGTGGCCCGGGCCAATCAGGAGGTTACTGCCTATCTGGAAAAAGGCTATGAAGTAACCTTGTTGGGATTTTCCATGGGCGGTGTCATTGCGGCGTTTCTGGCTTCTTTTCTGGCGGTGGACAAGCTGATTTTGGTCGCACCGGCATTTGAGTACATGAGCTTAGAAACAGTCAGTCGGCTGATTCCTAAATACGCTGCGATCCTCAAGCAAAGCGAATCGCAGTTTAAGGCTTATATGGAGGAGCGGTTGTTGGAATATGAATATTTTCCGCAGTTTTTTGAGCTGGTGAAAAAACTGAAGCCGGCCGTCAGAAAGGTGAGCTGTCCGACGTTGATCCTGCAGGGCCTGCAGGATGAATTTGTGCCGCTGTCTTCTTCGCAATATGCTTATCATCAGATTCAGAGCCAGCGTAAACAGCTCGTCTGTTTTGAGGCCTGCGGTCATGAGCTGCTGGAAAATGAGAGCTGCCGGCAGGATGCGTACAGTCTGATTCGGCAGTTTATGGATGATCGTTGGGGACAGGCGCCCTCTGTTTCTCAGGGCCGTTCGTAA
- a CDS encoding PTS sugar transporter subunit IIC/EAL domain-containing protein yields the protein MRIEKLSASLVKLESYRLIRAVRTGLTIAIPILMIGSFSLLIRTFAGYFPMLKGIQELAELLYQCTFGILSVLLTGCLAWGALQTQDQPLAGDWIVPPAAIMVFIILNGGLKLESAGAVGTFTAVCAALFTSFTYCWLRRKMKDEQFFTPGADYNFNQALTAIVPLLAVLLTAAVFNEGIRLIFHIESFQDVFVLLSNTLFRHMGRGFASSALFVFLSSGLWLLGIHGSNVLENVSRTLFQEGMQINAAASAAGLAPTEIFTKTFLDNFVFIGGCGTLICLLIALMLFSRQRVNRTLAKTAVIPMLFNINELMIFGLPVVFNPVFVIPFLLTPLVCLFTSSLAMGLGWVPMCVQSVEWTTPALISGYLATGSWTGALLQIVNIGIGVGIYTPFVLLYDKILIRQSQHQMSELAELLDEQIEQGKPLNLIGAHGRLGNFAKLLAAEIKNDLLQKPIEMGYQPQFDGQNRCFGVEALLRYTHPRYGKVPPPLIIDLAKETDQLQTLELAVFEQVLQADFSGIEAMISMNVTVDTLKSEAFADFLRAHPVAQGRYCIEVTEQNTLLLNEAMRQRLKEFKDLGYALAVDDFSMGSTSLKYLQSSQFDIVKLDGSLVKNAQENASGRQIIQSILYLAQSMNFTVIAEYVENEAVRDLLKDLGCTHYQGYLYSPAVPLKQLRTVIRKIEEKK from the coding sequence ATGCGGATAGAAAAGCTCAGTGCCAGCCTGGTCAAGCTGGAATCTTATCGGCTGATTCGTGCGGTCAGAACGGGATTAACGATTGCGATTCCGATTTTAATGATCGGCTCTTTTTCGTTGTTGATCAGAACGTTCGCCGGTTATTTTCCAATGCTGAAGGGAATTCAGGAATTGGCAGAGCTGCTTTATCAATGTACGTTCGGCATCCTGTCTGTCCTTTTGACCGGCTGTCTGGCCTGGGGTGCGCTGCAGACACAGGATCAGCCGCTGGCCGGGGACTGGATTGTTCCTCCGGCCGCAATCATGGTGTTTATTATTCTCAACGGCGGCCTGAAGCTGGAATCGGCCGGAGCTGTCGGTACCTTTACGGCAGTCTGCGCAGCCTTGTTCACAAGCTTTACCTATTGTTGGCTGCGGCGCAAAATGAAGGACGAACAGTTTTTCACGCCGGGGGCAGACTACAATTTCAATCAGGCGCTGACAGCGATCGTGCCTCTGTTGGCGGTGCTGTTGACAGCGGCGGTGTTCAATGAGGGAATCCGGCTGATTTTCCATATCGAAAGTTTTCAGGATGTGTTTGTGCTTTTGTCCAATACCCTGTTTCGGCATATGGGACGAGGATTTGCCAGTTCCGCGCTGTTTGTTTTTCTTTCCTCTGGGCTGTGGCTGTTGGGAATTCATGGATCCAATGTTCTGGAGAATGTATCGCGGACTTTGTTTCAGGAAGGCATGCAGATCAATGCGGCTGCTTCAGCGGCAGGCTTGGCACCGACCGAAATCTTCACCAAGACGTTTCTTGATAACTTTGTTTTTATTGGCGGCTGCGGGACGCTGATCTGTCTTTTGATCGCGTTGATGCTGTTCAGCCGTCAGCGCGTCAATCGGACGCTGGCAAAAACCGCAGTGATCCCGATGTTGTTCAATATCAATGAGCTGATGATTTTCGGTTTGCCGGTTGTCTTTAATCCGGTGTTTGTGATTCCGTTTTTGCTGACACCCTTAGTTTGCCTGTTTACCTCTTCCCTAGCAATGGGCTTAGGTTGGGTGCCAATGTGCGTGCAGAGTGTGGAATGGACAACGCCGGCGCTGATCAGCGGCTATCTGGCGACCGGTTCATGGACTGGCGCGCTGCTGCAGATTGTCAATATCGGGATCGGTGTGGGAATCTATACGCCGTTTGTTCTGCTTTATGATAAGATCCTGATTCGGCAGTCGCAGCATCAGATGAGTGAGCTTGCCGAATTGCTGGATGAACAGATTGAACAAGGAAAACCGCTGAATTTGATCGGAGCGCATGGCCGCTTGGGAAATTTCGCAAAGCTCTTGGCGGCAGAGATTAAAAATGATCTGCTTCAGAAACCGATTGAAATGGGATACCAGCCGCAGTTTGACGGACAAAATCGCTGCTTTGGCGTTGAAGCACTGCTGCGGTATACGCATCCGCGCTATGGCAAAGTCCCGCCGCCGCTGATCATTGATCTGGCGAAGGAAACCGATCAGCTGCAAACTTTGGAGCTGGCTGTCTTTGAGCAGGTGCTGCAGGCGGATTTCAGCGGAATTGAAGCGATGATCTCGATGAACGTTACCGTCGATACGTTAAAGTCCGAGGCGTTTGCGGATTTTCTGCGTGCGCATCCAGTTGCGCAGGGGCGGTATTGTATCGAGGTTACAGAACAAAATACGCTGCTTCTGAATGAAGCGATGCGGCAGCGATTGAAAGAGTTTAAAGATTTAGGCTATGCGCTGGCGGTGGATGACTTTTCCATGGGCAGCACCTCGCTGAAATATTTGCAGAGCAGCCAGTTTGACATTGTGAAGCTGGACGGCAGTTTGGTAAAAAATGCTCAGGAAAATGCCAGCGGCCGGCAAATCATTCAATCCATTCTGTATCTGGCACAGTCGATGAATTTTACTGTGATTGCAGAATATGTCGAAAATGAGGCAGTGCGGGATTTGTTAAAAGACCTGGGATGCACGCACTATCAGGGATATTTATACAGCCCGGCCGTACCGTTGAAACAACTGAGGACAGTCATCAGAAAAATTGAGGAAAAGAAATAG
- the adhE gene encoding bifunctional acetaldehyde-CoA/alcohol dehydrogenase, which produces MEEKLSPAQEEVNLLVENGLKALDDFLKLDQDQVDYIVAKCSVAALDKHGELAKLAIEETKRGVFEDKATKNLFACEYVVNHMRHLKSVGVIKEDEVQGLTYVAEPVGVVAGVTPVTNPTSTAIFKSLICLKTRNPIIFGFHPNAQQCSIAAAKVVYEAAVKAGAPKNCIQWIEHPSMEATSALMNHPGVATILATGGNAMVKAAYSCGKPALGVGAGNVPAYIETTADIKQAVNDIALSKAFDNGMICASEQAVIVDKEIYDDVKDQFKNYNVHYANKKEKEMLEQYMFGVKAFSKNVGAAKLNPDIVGKSAAWIAERAGFTVNPRTSIIIAECKEVGPNEPLTREKLSPVLAMLKADSVDDGFDKAEAMVMFNGIGHSAAIHTANADLAKRFGERIKACRIIWNSPSTFGGIGNVYNAFIPSLTLGCGSYGHNSVSDNVSAINLLNIKKIGKRRNNMQWFKVPSKIYFERDSIEYLHSMRDVERVFIVTDRSMVDLGYVTRVTDQLEQRRNKVQVQLFCDVEPDPSIQTVKKGLGLMQAFRPDTIIAIGGGSSMDAAKGMWLFYEQPDVNFDDLKQKFMDIRKRAFRYPELGKKSKLVCIPTTSGTGSEVTPFAVITDKEENKKYPLTDYSLTPTVAIVDPALTMSLPASITADTGMDVLTHATEAFVSTLASDFTDGLALQAVKMVFEYLPRAVANGKNDPEAREKMHNAATLAGMAFANAFLGMNHSLAHKIGAEFHVPHGRANAILLPYVIRYNGTKPEKPGVWPKYNYYKADEKYAELARLIGLKFNTVEEGVVAYAKACAELGADCGIKMSFKEQGLDSKTWMAAREKIAYLAYEDQCSPANPRVPMVQDMVEILTAAYEGDTGYYTK; this is translated from the coding sequence ATGGAAGAAAAACTTAGCCCCGCTCAGGAAGAAGTCAATCTGTTAGTTGAAAACGGCTTGAAGGCCCTGGATGATTTTTTGAAACTGGATCAGGACCAAGTCGATTACATTGTCGCTAAATGCTCTGTCGCGGCTTTGGACAAACATGGCGAGCTGGCCAAGCTGGCAATCGAAGAAACCAAGCGCGGTGTCTTTGAAGACAAAGCCACTAAGAATCTGTTTGCCTGCGAATATGTAGTGAACCACATGCGGCATCTGAAATCCGTCGGCGTGATCAAGGAAGATGAAGTCCAGGGTCTGACCTATGTGGCAGAACCAGTCGGCGTCGTCGCCGGCGTTACCCCGGTTACCAATCCAACCTCAACCGCGATTTTCAAAAGCTTAATCTGCCTGAAAACCCGCAACCCGATCATCTTCGGCTTTCATCCCAATGCGCAGCAGTGCTCGATCGCTGCCGCCAAAGTTGTCTATGAAGCAGCGGTCAAAGCCGGAGCTCCGAAAAACTGCATTCAGTGGATCGAACATCCAAGCATGGAAGCCACTTCCGCATTAATGAATCATCCGGGTGTCGCGACGATCTTAGCGACCGGCGGCAACGCGATGGTCAAAGCGGCTTACAGCTGCGGCAAGCCAGCCTTAGGTGTCGGTGCCGGCAACGTTCCGGCCTATATTGAAACGACGGCCGATATCAAGCAGGCGGTCAACGACATCGCCTTATCCAAAGCCTTCGACAACGGCATGATCTGCGCTTCGGAACAGGCAGTCATCGTCGACAAGGAAATCTATGACGACGTCAAAGATCAATTCAAGAATTACAACGTCCACTATGCCAATAAAAAAGAAAAAGAAATGCTCGAACAATACATGTTCGGTGTCAAAGCCTTCTCCAAAAATGTCGGTGCGGCGAAGCTGAATCCGGATATCGTCGGCAAGTCGGCGGCCTGGATTGCCGAACGGGCAGGCTTCACGGTCAATCCGCGCACCAGCATCATCATTGCGGAATGCAAGGAAGTCGGACCGAACGAACCGCTGACACGGGAAAAATTATCTCCGGTTCTGGCGATGCTGAAAGCAGATTCCGTCGATGACGGCTTCGATAAAGCGGAAGCGATGGTCATGTTCAACGGCATTGGTCACAGCGCCGCGATCCATACCGCTAACGCCGATCTGGCGAAACGGTTTGGCGAACGGATCAAAGCCTGCCGGATCATTTGGAACTCACCGAGTACCTTCGGCGGTATTGGCAACGTCTACAATGCTTTCATTCCTTCCCTGACATTAGGCTGCGGTTCGTATGGCCATAACTCCGTTTCGGATAACGTCAGCGCGATCAACCTGCTGAATATCAAGAAGATCGGCAAGAGGAGAAACAATATGCAATGGTTTAAAGTTCCGTCCAAGATCTACTTTGAGAGAGATTCCATCGAATATCTGCACAGCATGCGGGATGTTGAACGGGTCTTCATCGTCACTGACCGTTCGATGGTTGATCTGGGCTATGTCACCCGCGTGACCGATCAGCTGGAACAGCGCCGCAACAAAGTTCAGGTTCAGCTGTTCTGCGACGTAGAACCGGATCCTTCCATTCAGACCGTTAAGAAAGGCTTGGGCTTGATGCAGGCATTCCGGCCGGATACGATCATTGCGATCGGCGGTGGTTCTTCCATGGACGCTGCAAAAGGCATGTGGTTATTCTATGAACAGCCGGACGTGAACTTCGATGATCTGAAACAGAAATTTATGGATATCCGCAAGCGGGCCTTCCGTTATCCGGAACTGGGCAAAAAATCCAAGCTCGTCTGCATTCCGACAACCTCAGGTACAGGCTCCGAAGTAACGCCGTTCGCCGTCATTACCGATAAAGAAGAAAACAAAAAGTATCCGCTGACCGATTACTCGCTGACACCAACGGTAGCGATCGTGGATCCAGCTTTGACGATGAGCCTGCCGGCTTCGATCACCGCTGATACCGGCATGGACGTTTTGACCCATGCCACGGAAGCCTTCGTTTCTACATTAGCTTCCGACTTCACCGACGGCTTAGCCTTGCAGGCAGTGAAGATGGTCTTTGAATATCTGCCGCGGGCTGTCGCTAACGGCAAAAACGATCCGGAAGCCCGTGAGAAAATGCATAACGCCGCCACGCTGGCGGGCATGGCCTTTGCCAATGCCTTCTTAGGCATGAATCATTCCCTGGCCCACAAAATCGGTGCCGAATTCCATGTACCGCACGGCCGTGCCAATGCGATCTTACTGCCATACGTCATTCGCTACAACGGCACCAAACCGGAAAAACCGGGTGTCTGGCCGAAGTACAACTATTACAAAGCCGATGAAAAATATGCTGAACTTGCACGTTTGATCGGCTTGAAATTCAACACCGTAGAAGAAGGCGTAGTCGCTTATGCCAAAGCTTGTGCTGAGCTGGGTGCTGACTGCGGCATTAAGATGAGCTTCAAGGAACAGGGCTTAGACAGCAAGACTTGGATGGCAGCCCGCGAAAAAATCGCTTATCTGGCTTATGAAGATCAGTGCTCCCCAGCCAATCCGCGTGTACCGATGGTTCAGGACATGGTTGAAATCCTGACAGCTGCTTACGAAGGCGACACCGGCTACTACACAAAATAA
- a CDS encoding peptidoglycan-binding protein has protein sequence MQYGTLIVEVTVAQQALPIEGAEIIVTNDDQSVDLHLSSGANGKSPVIRIEAPDRELSLNPNNQDIPYAKVHVTVGKAGFATRTFRNVQIFAQEEALLQVDLLSADEELAPQFEEYLEIPEHALTRAMARSCGCSRGGCCGFSDSVSAGDAEESIAPYVLDYPIIPKYVTVHLGRPTASAQNVTVTFKDYIKNVASSEIYPTWPEQSLRANIYCQISLCLNRVYTEWYRSRGYSFDITNSTAFDQYFVYGRDIFTSISKVVDDIFNEYIRKVNTVNPYYAEYCDGRQVWCKGLKQWGTVDLANKGYNAFEILQNYYGQDIELIDTNRIEGVSGSFPGLNLQRGVRSDSVAIIQNQLNRIAVNYPNITPTYPVDGIFGSGTENAVKAFQRQFSLTADGIVGKATWYKISYIYVAVKKLAELTSEGVEERLPGVYPGRAIRQGDRNVYVQEIQFYLQKIALFTSRVPTVKIDSSFGATTKAAVVAFQRLAGISADGIVGRQTWDILVRAYRETQAIQPPSAQMIPPYPGTALRLGSRGENVSIVQWSLNIINQGWGVTNQLSVDGIFGSGTEAAVIAFQRRVGLTADGVVGRQTWNAMSEQYSIATNNAVALSEQNFELYRFLYENYTSLMYAMDNHQPNL, from the coding sequence ATGCAGTATGGTACTTTAATTGTTGAAGTAACTGTCGCTCAGCAGGCGTTGCCGATTGAAGGGGCTGAGATTATCGTCACGAATGATGATCAGTCCGTGGATCTGCACCTAAGCAGCGGAGCGAATGGTAAAAGTCCTGTGATCCGGATTGAAGCACCGGATCGGGAATTGAGCTTGAATCCAAACAATCAGGATATCCCGTATGCCAAGGTTCATGTAACGGTGGGCAAAGCCGGCTTTGCGACCCGAACGTTTCGCAACGTTCAGATTTTCGCTCAGGAGGAAGCGCTGCTTCAGGTTGATCTGTTAAGCGCAGATGAGGAGCTGGCTCCGCAGTTTGAGGAGTATCTTGAAATTCCGGAGCATGCCTTAACCCGAGCCATGGCTCGTTCCTGCGGTTGTTCGCGCGGGGGATGCTGCGGTTTCAGCGACAGCGTCAGTGCTGGGGATGCGGAGGAATCGATCGCTCCTTATGTATTGGATTATCCGATCATTCCGAAATATGTGACGGTTCATTTAGGCCGGCCGACAGCCAGCGCACAGAATGTAACCGTAACCTTCAAGGACTACATTAAAAATGTAGCGTCCAGCGAAATTTATCCAACCTGGCCAGAACAAAGTCTGCGTGCCAATATCTATTGTCAGATTTCTTTGTGTTTGAACCGGGTGTATACTGAATGGTACCGCAGCCGGGGGTATTCGTTCGATATCACCAATAGCACGGCGTTTGATCAGTATTTTGTTTACGGCCGGGATATTTTTACAAGTATCAGCAAGGTTGTCGATGATATTTTCAACGAATATATCCGTAAGGTCAACACGGTGAATCCGTATTATGCGGAGTATTGTGACGGACGGCAGGTTTGGTGCAAAGGTTTGAAGCAATGGGGAACGGTGGACCTGGCGAATAAGGGCTACAATGCCTTTGAAATTCTGCAGAACTATTATGGTCAGGATATCGAATTGATCGACACCAATCGCATCGAAGGGGTCAGCGGATCTTTCCCGGGACTGAATCTTCAGCGTGGGGTCCGCAGCGACAGCGTAGCGATCATTCAGAATCAGCTCAACCGCATTGCAGTGAATTATCCGAATATCACGCCGACCTATCCGGTTGACGGTATTTTCGGAAGTGGTACGGAAAATGCGGTTAAAGCCTTCCAGCGCCAGTTTTCACTGACTGCGGACGGGATTGTTGGCAAGGCAACCTGGTATAAGATTTCTTATATTTACGTGGCCGTTAAAAAATTAGCGGAGCTGACCTCCGAAGGGGTTGAGGAACGGCTGCCGGGCGTTTATCCGGGTCGGGCAATCCGCCAGGGCGACCGCAATGTCTATGTGCAGGAAATCCAGTTTTATCTGCAGAAGATTGCCTTGTTTACCTCAAGGGTACCTACCGTGAAGATTGACAGCAGCTTCGGGGCAACGACCAAAGCCGCGGTTGTGGCTTTTCAGCGCTTGGCGGGAATCAGCGCGGATGGCATTGTCGGGCGTCAGACCTGGGATATTTTAGTCCGGGCTTATCGTGAAACCCAGGCGATTCAACCGCCGAGTGCTCAGATGATCCCTCCTTATCCGGGGACAGCGCTGCGTTTGGGCAGCCGAGGTGAAAATGTCAGCATCGTCCAATGGTCGCTGAACATTATCAATCAGGGCTGGGGCGTTACGAACCAGCTGAGTGTTGACGGTATTTTTGGTTCCGGAACCGAAGCGGCGGTTATCGCTTTCCAAAGACGAGTAGGATTGACTGCCGATGGTGTTGTCGGTCGGCAGACATGGAATGCAATGTCAGAACAGTACAGCATTGCGACCAACAATGCCGTAGCTTTATCGGAACAGAACTTTGAATTATATCGATTCTTGTATGAGAATTATACAAGTCTGATGTATGCGATGGACAACCATCAGCCAAATCTGTAA
- the asnB gene encoding asparagine synthase B, translating into MCGILVSTDLNIDLSAFQQGLATLDLRGPDATRIEIVSGGLMAFKRLAIMGLNEAGMQPFHLKASAVVCNGEIYGFRPIKEWLRQNFEFISDSDCEILLPLYEEMGTEMFHQLDAEFAMVLYDHTTDRWIAARDPIGIRPLFYGYTVNHKIAFGSTVKSLQPFCHDIRPFPPGHFYCDGKFSAYNRIAQTPTQEVQPLAEIYRNIHDRLIEGVLKRMDADAPVGYLLSGGLDSSLVCAIAQKHSAKSIRTFSIGMDLDAIDLKYARQVAEFIGSEHTEIIITRQDVLGALDSVIKTLETWDITTIRASLGMALLCRAIHAKTDIKVLFTGEISDELFGYKYTDFAPGAQAFQQEAQKRIEELYMYDVLRADRCISDNAMEGRVPFGDLQFVKTVMSIHPSQKMNTYGMGKYLLRKAFEADHLLPETILFRDKAAFSDAVGHSLVEDLKQYAETLYPDAQFQARAKRYAYCPPYTKESLCYREIFEKYYPGLAELIPAYWMPNPDWPGCQVQDPSARYLSNYGNSGN; encoded by the coding sequence ATGTGCGGAATTTTAGTCAGTACCGATTTGAACATTGATCTTTCAGCGTTTCAGCAAGGCCTGGCAACGTTGGATCTGCGCGGTCCGGATGCGACCCGCATCGAAATCGTCAGCGGCGGCTTAATGGCGTTTAAGCGCTTGGCCATCATGGGACTCAACGAAGCGGGAATGCAGCCGTTTCACCTCAAAGCATCAGCCGTTGTCTGCAACGGCGAAATCTACGGCTTTCGGCCGATCAAAGAATGGCTGCGGCAAAATTTTGAGTTTATTTCTGACAGCGACTGTGAAATCCTGCTTCCGTTGTATGAAGAAATGGGAACAGAAATGTTCCATCAGCTCGATGCAGAATTCGCGATGGTCCTTTATGATCACACAACAGACCGTTGGATTGCCGCGCGTGATCCCATCGGTATCCGTCCCTTGTTTTATGGTTATACGGTAAATCACAAAATCGCATTTGGCTCCACCGTAAAATCCCTGCAGCCCTTCTGCCATGATATCCGCCCTTTCCCGCCAGGTCATTTTTACTGTGATGGAAAATTCTCAGCGTATAACAGAATTGCTCAAACTCCAACACAGGAAGTTCAGCCCCTAGCGGAAATTTACCGGAACATTCACGATCGCCTGATCGAAGGTGTGCTGAAGCGGATGGATGCCGATGCACCGGTAGGCTATCTGCTCAGCGGTGGCCTGGACTCTTCGCTGGTCTGTGCCATTGCTCAAAAGCACTCAGCGAAATCGATCCGCACCTTTTCCATCGGCATGGATCTCGATGCCATCGATCTGAAATACGCCCGGCAGGTGGCTGAGTTTATCGGCAGCGAACATACTGAAATCATTATCACGCGGCAAGACGTTCTGGGAGCCCTGGATTCTGTGATCAAAACCCTGGAAACCTGGGATATAACCACGATTCGGGCTTCGCTCGGCATGGCCCTTTTGTGCCGGGCAATCCATGCGAAAACCGATATCAAGGTTTTGTTTACCGGAGAAATCAGCGACGAGCTGTTCGGCTATAAGTATACTGACTTTGCTCCTGGCGCCCAGGCGTTCCAGCAGGAAGCTCAAAAACGGATAGAAGAGCTGTATATGTATGATGTTTTACGTGCTGACCGCTGCATTTCCGACAACGCGATGGAAGGCCGCGTACCCTTCGGCGATCTCCAATTTGTCAAAACCGTGATGAGCATTCATCCCAGCCAAAAGATGAATACTTATGGAATGGGAAAATATTTGCTGCGCAAAGCATTTGAAGCCGATCATCTGCTCCCTGAAACCATTCTGTTCCGGGACAAGGCCGCCTTCAGCGACGCAGTAGGCCATTCTTTGGTCGAGGATTTAAAACAATATGCCGAGACGCTCTATCCCGACGCTCAATTTCAAGCGCGGGCAAAACGTTATGCCTATTGCCCGCCCTATACGAAGGAAAGCCTGTGCTATCGGGAAATCTTTGAAAAATACTATCCCGGCCTGGCAGAGCTGATTCCCGCCTACTGGATGCCAAACCCAGATTGGCCAGGCTGTCAGGTCCAGGATCCCAGCGCCCGCTATCTTTCCAACTATGGAAACAGCGGGAACTAA
- a CDS encoding acylphosphatase, giving the protein MERIYAVVEGQVQGVGFRWFVQSLANSLHLTGWIRNMENGMVEMELQGETASLHQLISRIRTGDRFIQVENISCKTIAIDHREKRFTVRY; this is encoded by the coding sequence ATGGAAAGAATATATGCCGTTGTTGAAGGTCAGGTTCAGGGCGTCGGCTTTCGCTGGTTTGTTCAATCTCTGGCGAATTCTCTGCACCTTACCGGCTGGATCCGGAATATGGAAAATGGCATGGTGGAAATGGAGCTGCAGGGTGAAACTGCCAGTTTGCACCAATTGATCAGCCGCATCCGCACCGGCGATCGTTTCATTCAGGTAGAAAACATCAGCTGCAAAACGATTGCGATTGATCATCGAGAAAAGCGGTTCACAGTGCGATATTGA